The Staphylothermus marinus F1 genome has a segment encoding these proteins:
- a CDS encoding 30S ribosomal protein S17e: MGKVRTKIVKRTARELLEKYPNLFTRDFEHNKKVVSKLIETKSKKLRNQIAGYITHLVGIKLKRQIQA; encoded by the coding sequence ATGGGAAAAGTAAGAACAAAAATTGTTAAGAGAACAGCTAGGGAACTATTAGAAAAGTACCCCAATCTATTCACAAGGGATTTCGAACATAATAAAAAGGTAGTGTCAAAACTAATAGAAACCAAATCCAAAAAACTTAGAAACCAGATTGCAGGCTATATAACGCATCTAGTAGGCATAAAATTAAAGAGACAAATACAAGCCTAG
- a CDS encoding proteasome-activating nucleotidase — MSSDAKKVFEAEIDEEEYVRLLESKIRFLESERDKLMMKIRFYKSEIEKLLSPPLIEAVVVNVLKDGRVVVKSSTGPSLVVKVLNSIPLEKLRPGQHVALNNRGSTIVDILPEYEDPYVKSMEIIERPNVTFKDIGGLKEQIRELREVVELPLKNPELFEEIGIEPPKGVLLYGPPGCGKTLLAKAVAHESGATFISIVGSELVQKFIGEGARIVREVFQYARKKAPAIVFIDEIDAIAARRLDIGTSGEREVQRTLMQLLAEIDGFKPLDKVKIIAATNRIDILDPAILRPGRFDRLIEVPLPDLNGRYEIFKVHTRKMKLGRDVDLYELARLTEGATGAEIKSIVTEAGYNAIRNNRKYVIREDFIYSIKKVMSKKKIRDKNTEYLMDRLEKDYSRYMLQ; from the coding sequence ATGAGTAGTGATGCTAAAAAAGTTTTTGAAGCAGAAATTGATGAGGAAGAATATGTAAGACTGCTTGAATCGAAAATTAGGTTCTTAGAGAGTGAACGCGATAAATTAATGATGAAGATTAGATTCTATAAATCAGAAATAGAGAAGCTATTGTCTCCGCCACTAATAGAAGCAGTTGTTGTAAATGTTCTAAAGGATGGAAGAGTTGTTGTTAAAAGCAGTACTGGCCCGAGCTTAGTGGTTAAGGTTTTAAACAGTATACCTTTAGAAAAGCTTAGACCAGGACAACATGTTGCTTTAAACAATAGAGGCTCAACTATTGTTGATATATTGCCTGAATACGAGGATCCTTATGTTAAATCCATGGAGATAATTGAAAGACCAAATGTGACATTCAAGGATATTGGTGGATTAAAAGAGCAGATAAGAGAATTGCGTGAAGTGGTTGAGCTACCACTTAAGAATCCAGAGCTTTTCGAAGAAATAGGAATTGAGCCTCCTAAAGGCGTACTATTATATGGTCCTCCTGGTTGTGGTAAAACTCTACTCGCGAAAGCAGTAGCTCATGAATCCGGTGCAACATTTATCAGTATTGTAGGCAGCGAACTTGTTCAAAAATTTATAGGTGAAGGAGCACGTATTGTACGTGAAGTTTTCCAGTATGCTCGTAAAAAAGCTCCTGCAATAGTGTTTATTGATGAAATAGATGCTATAGCTGCTCGTAGATTAGATATAGGAACAAGTGGTGAGAGAGAGGTTCAGAGAACACTTATGCAGTTACTAGCCGAGATTGACGGTTTTAAACCACTCGATAAAGTCAAGATCATAGCGGCAACTAATCGTATAGATATTTTAGACCCAGCTATTTTGAGGCCGGGAAGATTTGATAGATTAATAGAAGTTCCGTTACCAGACCTAAACGGAAGATATGAAATATTCAAAGTCCATACAAGAAAAATGAAGCTAGGCAGAGATGTTGACCTATACGAGTTAGCGAGGCTAACTGAGGGTGCAACTGGTGCAGAGATAAAATCAATTGTTACAGAAGCCGGATATAACGCGATTAGAAACAATAGGAAATATGTTATAAGGGAAGACTTCATTTATTCAATCAAGAAAGTTATGAGCAAGAAGAAAATAAGAGATAAGAATACGGAGTACTTGATGGATCGTTTAGAGAAAGATTATTCTAGATACATGCTTCAATAA
- a CDS encoding DNA-directed RNA polymerase subunit G — translation MVSYECKVRSIEPLRYIGMYRAISDCDSVEITLEMNEKLMKISEGDDLVINISTSKKECLQHHFCGKGHVVSVTKLDNTYRVVVSIAGILVVIKMKEQPKSPFKVMNELYIGVSKKQ, via the coding sequence ATGGTTAGTTATGAATGTAAGGTTAGAAGTATAGAGCCCCTAAGATATATAGGAATGTATCGAGCGATTAGTGATTGTGATAGTGTAGAAATTACTCTGGAAATGAATGAAAAACTCATGAAGATAAGTGAAGGCGATGATCTGGTAATCAATATATCGACTAGTAAAAAAGAATGCCTACAACACCACTTCTGCGGCAAAGGCCATGTTGTATCTGTAACAAAACTTGACAATACCTATAGAGTAGTAGTATCCATAGCCGGCATCCTAGTAGTAATAAAGATGAAAGAACAACCAAAATCACCGTTCAAAGTAATGAATGAACTCTACATCGGTGTTTCTAAAAAACAATAA
- a CDS encoding ATP-binding protein: protein MKPTIKYPRQEYLARFSGETIDIGEVINSRIPVRARIQVNTLTHHTLVVGSTGSGKTHTVSIIVNELIRKTSKYRVLIIDWHGEYMKLINKAEYFEPRRVPLNIIEQNNIYDFIELLQDSLSLTPPQVFILEKIFENKNHMINSIYDLKNILEDIEDEGSWFRESRLSLLRKISPLTRDSLREIFGSSRDKLVEYINTYENPIIIDASRIQDPYIRRIYVSILLKKIFREAIKRRIGSHNKLLVVLEEAQNVLGRNNYIGIITRMLSEIRKFGIGLVIVSQSPSQLVDEAMLNTNTKIIHSIKSLNDLEVVSKSLYLPLNIEKIIPYLDVGEAVLYTRGLKKPVIIKVKEF from the coding sequence TTGAAGCCAACAATAAAGTATCCTAGACAAGAATACTTAGCAAGATTCAGTGGTGAAACAATAGATATTGGCGAAGTAATTAATTCTAGAATCCCGGTCAGAGCTAGAATACAAGTAAATACACTAACTCATCATACATTAGTGGTTGGTTCAACAGGCTCCGGAAAAACACATACAGTATCCATAATAGTAAATGAATTAATCAGGAAAACCAGTAAGTATAGAGTGTTAATTATTGATTGGCATGGAGAATACATGAAGCTAATCAATAAAGCAGAATATTTTGAGCCAAGAAGAGTACCTCTAAACATAATTGAACAAAACAATATATATGACTTCATAGAACTGCTTCAAGACTCATTAAGTCTTACTCCTCCACAAGTTTTTATTCTAGAAAAAATATTTGAGAACAAAAACCATATGATCAATAGTATTTATGATCTCAAAAACATTCTAGAAGACATTGAAGATGAAGGATCATGGTTTAGGGAGAGTAGATTATCTCTCCTCAGAAAAATTAGTCCATTAACAAGAGATAGCCTTCGAGAAATATTTGGTTCTAGCAGAGATAAACTCGTAGAATATATAAATACTTATGAGAACCCAATAATAATTGATGCCTCAAGAATCCAAGACCCCTATATTCGTAGAATATATGTTTCAATACTATTGAAGAAAATATTTAGGGAAGCCATTAAAAGAAGAATTGGATCTCATAACAAATTACTGGTTGTCTTAGAAGAAGCACAAAATGTTCTAGGTAGGAACAACTATATTGGAATAATTACCCGTATGTTGTCTGAGATTAGAAAGTTTGGCATAGGCTTAGTCATTGTTTCTCAATCGCCTTCACAACTAGTTGATGAAGCAATGCTGAACACTAATACTAAAATAATTCACTCCATTAAATCACTGAATGATCTAGAAGTAGTGTCTAAATCTCTATATCTACCATTAAATATTGAGAAAATAATACCATACCTAGATGTGGGAGAAGCTGTTCTATATACGAGAGGACTTAAAAAACCAGTTATAATAAAAGTTAAAGAGTTTTAA
- a CDS encoding proteasome assembly chaperone family protein — MVKSIELFLLEKISKEELEDSVFITGYQGFGMVGYLTSRHISLELKLRKIGFIRTRYFPEATLYKKDLGLVFPFELYYGKIDGKKLLVLVNHGVPHVRERTSYAEFVARWLKEIGVSKAILVGGLDPAIKEREDEKYRWIPLSGYQAKLDAPLLEEKHVIGPLALTMMFVEAHRIPGVAIFAYTELYRPDPRASAVATSVIADMLGLKIDTSKLLEEASKIEAVEEKKEELMKAIEGEVKQTKREHPMYM, encoded by the coding sequence TTGGTTAAAAGCATAGAATTATTTCTTCTAGAGAAGATTTCTAAGGAGGAACTGGAAGATTCTGTATTTATTACTGGTTATCAAGGATTTGGAATGGTTGGTTATCTCACATCGCGCCATATATCATTAGAGCTAAAACTTAGAAAAATAGGTTTTATACGAACACGCTATTTTCCAGAGGCAACACTTTACAAGAAAGATCTAGGCTTGGTGTTCCCGTTTGAGTTATACTACGGAAAAATCGATGGTAAGAAACTTCTTGTACTCGTAAATCATGGAGTTCCCCATGTTAGAGAGAGAACAAGTTATGCAGAATTCGTTGCGAGATGGTTGAAAGAAATAGGTGTATCTAAAGCAATTCTTGTTGGAGGACTTGATCCAGCTATTAAGGAGAGAGAAGATGAGAAATATAGATGGATACCCTTGAGCGGATACCAAGCAAAACTCGACGCCCCCCTCTTAGAAGAAAAACATGTTATTGGACCATTAGCATTGACAATGATGTTTGTAGAAGCGCATCGTATACCTGGAGTAGCTATTTTTGCTTATACAGAGCTTTATAGACCTGATCCCAGAGCTAGTGCTGTTGCAACAAGCGTTATTGCTGATATGCTTGGTTTAAAAATAGATACTAGTAAATTATTAGAGGAAGCTAGCAAGATAGAGGCTGTTGAGGAAAAGAAGGAAGAATTAATGAAGGCTATAGAGGGAGAAGTTAAGCAGACAAAGAGAGAACATCCAATGTATATGTAG
- a CDS encoding ribosome biogenesis/translation initiation ATPase RLI, protein MVRVAVVDREYCKPNKCNLECIRFCPVNKTKRKKAIELSPDGKHAVIYEDICIGCGICVKKCPFNAISIVNLPDELEKNVVHRYGENMFKLYNLPIPRLGNIMGIIGRNGSGKTTSIKILSGLLKPNLGQVGADLEWDNIIKRFRGTELQTYFAKLANNKIRPVVKIQYVELVKRRLKGRVGELLKKADERGIDREVVDKLAIKHVLDRKISELSGGELQKFLVAAVLVKEADAYFFDESCSYLDVKERLRVAQAIREFIDVSKKYVMVVEHDLMVLDYISDQVSIIYGEPGVYGIVSKPYGVRTGINHYLEGYLPAENMRIRREPIHFRIQVDIRVKPESEYPILKWTNIVKTYRTSGFKLFIEAGEAYPGEVLGIIGPNGIGKTTFIKLLGGVLEPDEGEVLVSVETISFKPQELSPKIFPEETVAANLRRASPNTLNPASWIYAELIRKLGLNKMLDRYVADLSGGELQKLAVAVALAKQADLYLLDEPSAYLDVEERLTVAKVIRRIIEEKRKTAMIVEHDLMLQNYVSDEVIVFYGKPGIEGYASKPMSNREGFNKLLKELGITVRRDPQSGRPRVNKPGSYLDRQQKSIGQYYMP, encoded by the coding sequence ATGGTTAGAGTGGCAGTTGTTGATCGTGAATACTGTAAGCCGAACAAATGTAACTTAGAATGTATAAGGTTTTGTCCTGTAAATAAGACTAAGCGCAAAAAAGCCATAGAGCTCTCCCCTGACGGTAAACATGCGGTCATATATGAGGATATATGTATTGGGTGTGGAATATGTGTTAAGAAATGCCCCTTCAACGCTATATCAATAGTTAATTTACCAGATGAACTTGAGAAAAATGTTGTTCACCGTTATGGAGAAAACATGTTTAAACTATATAATCTCCCCATACCTAGGCTGGGAAATATAATGGGAATTATAGGTCGAAACGGTAGTGGTAAAACAACTAGTATAAAGATATTATCAGGCCTTCTTAAACCAAACCTAGGACAGGTTGGAGCCGATCTAGAATGGGATAATATAATTAAAAGGTTCAGAGGAACAGAGCTTCAAACATATTTTGCTAAGTTAGCAAATAATAAGATAAGACCTGTCGTTAAGATCCAATATGTCGAATTGGTTAAGAGAAGATTAAAAGGGAGAGTTGGAGAGCTTCTAAAGAAAGCTGATGAGAGAGGTATTGATAGAGAAGTAGTAGATAAGCTTGCTATAAAACATGTCCTTGATAGAAAAATATCTGAACTTAGTGGGGGAGAACTACAAAAGTTCTTAGTAGCAGCAGTCCTAGTAAAAGAAGCGGACGCATATTTCTTTGATGAATCATGTAGTTATCTCGACGTTAAGGAGAGATTAAGAGTGGCTCAGGCAATACGGGAATTTATAGATGTGTCTAAGAAATATGTCATGGTTGTAGAACATGATCTCATGGTACTGGATTACATAAGTGATCAAGTTTCAATAATATATGGTGAACCAGGCGTTTACGGAATAGTTTCCAAACCATATGGTGTAAGAACCGGTATAAATCATTACTTAGAAGGTTATCTCCCAGCAGAAAATATGAGGATAAGAAGGGAGCCCATTCATTTCCGTATACAAGTAGACATTAGAGTCAAGCCCGAAAGCGAATACCCTATTTTGAAATGGACAAATATAGTTAAAACATATAGAACAAGCGGGTTCAAACTATTTATAGAAGCTGGTGAAGCTTATCCGGGAGAAGTATTGGGAATAATAGGTCCCAATGGAATAGGCAAAACTACATTTATCAAATTGTTAGGAGGAGTACTCGAACCTGATGAAGGAGAAGTTTTAGTATCTGTTGAAACAATTAGTTTTAAACCCCAAGAATTATCGCCGAAAATTTTTCCCGAAGAAACAGTAGCTGCTAATCTCAGGAGAGCCTCACCCAACACATTAAATCCTGCATCATGGATCTATGCTGAACTTATAAGAAAACTTGGCCTAAACAAAATGCTTGACCGCTACGTAGCTGATCTAAGCGGTGGCGAGCTCCAAAAACTAGCAGTGGCAGTTGCATTAGCTAAACAAGCAGATCTATACTTACTAGACGAGCCATCCGCTTATCTAGACGTAGAGGAGAGACTTACTGTTGCAAAAGTTATAAGAAGGATAATAGAGGAGAAAAGGAAAACAGCAATGATCGTCGAACACGACTTAATGCTTCAAAACTATGTTAGTGACGAGGTTATTGTATTCTATGGAAAACCCGGTATTGAGGGATATGCTTCTAAGCCTATGAGTAATCGTGAGGGCTTCAATAAATTACTGAAAGAACTCGGAATAACTGTCAGAAGAGATCCACAGAGTGGTAGACCTAGAGTTAATAAGCCTGGATCATATCTTGATAGACAACAAAAATCTATTGGCCAATACTATAT
- the tgtA gene encoding tRNA guanosine(15) transglycosylase TgtA, with the protein MEYYDPRDYDLAGRIARLKTRHGVIETPYLFPVVNPLRQQPSIEKLYELGFNAFITNAYLFYRRNKGEIRNIHEALGWNHVIMTDSGGYQILVYGSVEIDNKTIVEYEKKIGVDIGVILDIPTGTRMSWGEAREAVFETYKRAVEALPLIMDSDQLWVLPIQGSPYKDLLIYSSIKAWTLPYHIHALGSPTVLLEKYDYEKIVELTAIARIHLPPHKPLHVFGVGHPMIIPFLVALGADLFDSASYILYARDNRYMTETGTKRLEELQYLPCNCPVCSRYSVKELLEMPRYKRIELLALHNLYMLKKELNNTKQAIKEGRLWEYLEYKSKAHPSLRKAFNILKKYLEYIKKYNPATKGTTLALLLNDSDSLINPRLSLTKENTKEYILKKYRGKQILLLPAIEKPFNQEKTYLRTKKQYKGYEILFYHPFLGVFPPQLSNTYPFFQHEVGVINENVIENLVNELKKVILEINPEKIVLVKIGMKPYDDIIDELLKDKNLVSTYTLDVLSLSA; encoded by the coding sequence TTGGAATACTATGATCCAAGAGATTATGATTTAGCTGGTAGAATAGCACGTTTAAAAACTAGGCATGGAGTTATTGAAACTCCGTATCTTTTTCCAGTAGTAAATCCTCTTCGTCAACAACCAAGCATTGAAAAACTATATGAGTTAGGATTTAATGCATTCATTACTAATGCATACCTCTTCTATAGAAGAAATAAGGGAGAGATAAGAAATATTCATGAAGCACTTGGATGGAACCATGTAATAATGACTGATTCTGGAGGATACCAAATACTCGTATACGGTAGTGTAGAAATTGATAATAAGACAATAGTCGAGTACGAGAAAAAAATTGGAGTAGATATCGGAGTAATACTCGATATACCGACTGGAACCCGGATGAGCTGGGGAGAAGCGCGAGAAGCAGTATTTGAAACATATAAACGAGCCGTTGAAGCATTACCATTAATAATGGATTCTGACCAATTATGGGTTCTACCTATACAAGGCTCGCCCTACAAAGACTTACTAATATACTCTTCGATAAAGGCCTGGACACTACCATACCACATACACGCATTGGGTTCTCCAACAGTTCTTCTAGAAAAATATGATTATGAAAAAATAGTTGAATTAACAGCTATTGCTAGAATACATCTACCACCACATAAGCCTCTCCACGTATTCGGAGTTGGACACCCAATGATAATACCTTTCCTAGTTGCTTTAGGCGCAGATTTATTCGATTCTGCAAGCTATATATTGTATGCCAGAGATAATAGGTATATGACAGAAACAGGAACTAAGAGATTAGAAGAACTACAGTATTTACCATGCAACTGCCCGGTTTGTTCAAGATATAGTGTTAAAGAACTCCTTGAAATGCCTAGGTACAAAAGAATAGAATTACTGGCTCTACACAATTTATACATGTTAAAAAAAGAATTGAACAATACAAAACAAGCTATAAAAGAAGGTAGACTATGGGAATACCTAGAATATAAGAGCAAAGCTCATCCAAGCTTAAGGAAAGCATTTAATATTCTTAAAAAATATCTAGAATACATTAAGAAATATAATCCAGCCACAAAAGGAACAACACTAGCACTATTACTCAACGATTCAGACTCACTTATAAATCCGAGACTTTCCCTTACAAAAGAAAATACCAAAGAATATATTCTCAAAAAATACCGTGGTAAACAAATATTGTTATTACCAGCTATTGAGAAACCCTTCAACCAGGAAAAGACCTATTTGAGAACAAAGAAACAATATAAAGGCTATGAAATATTATTCTACCACCCCTTCCTAGGGGTTTTTCCGCCACAATTATCAAATACTTATCCGTTTTTCCAACACGAAGTAGGAGTTATTAATGAAAATGTTATAGAGAATCTTGTGAATGAATTAAAAAAAGTTATATTAGAAATTAATCCCGAAAAAATAGTGCTTGTAAAAATAGGTATGAAACCCTATGATGATATTATTGATGAATTATTGAAAGATAAGAATCTGGTATCTACATATACATTGGATGTTCTCTCTTTGTCTGCTTAA
- a CDS encoding Lsm family RNA-binding protein — protein sequence MALIDASRRLAAELAGLVDKKVKVILADGRFYEGILTGFDHPSLNILLENAVDNKGNKYPKVIIKGERISEILTTEIPLFDPNDFREYIIREMRLPEHLVKIIPEARVVIVQGRYKVSEKGVEGTGPLAQTLYEFFQRYIEERKKLLQG from the coding sequence ATGGCTTTAATAGATGCATCTAGAAGATTAGCTGCAGAACTAGCTGGTTTAGTTGATAAAAAAGTAAAAGTTATCTTGGCTGATGGAAGATTTTATGAAGGAATACTAACGGGATTCGATCACCCGTCTCTCAATATATTATTGGAGAACGCTGTAGATAATAAAGGGAATAAATATCCTAAGGTGATTATTAAAGGAGAAAGAATCTCGGAAATCCTAACTACCGAAATACCATTATTTGATCCAAATGATTTTAGAGAATACATTATTAGGGAAATGAGGCTTCCAGAGCATCTCGTAAAAATTATACCAGAAGCTAGAGTAGTAATTGTTCAGGGTAGATATAAAGTTTCGGAGAAAGGAGTGGAAGGGACAGGGCCACTTGCCCAAACACTATACGAGTTCTTCCAGAGATATATTGAAGAAAGAAAGAAGCTTTTGCAGGGTTAG
- a CDS encoding PUA domain-containing protein, with protein MIKRRPTVEELEELRAIADLEFRGVGEQLIPDDIVLVISPSTMKIRYLLLNNKIYLSIRAGDYRFILHVSAGKVLNKILPHPHLRIYVNSRYSEFIASGGNVFCKHVVMADPNIKPGDEVLVVDSDSYELLGVGRAIKPGWEITYYSWGEAVRLREGVSEE; from the coding sequence TTGATAAAACGTAGGCCTACAGTAGAAGAGCTAGAAGAACTTAGAGCAATTGCTGACCTGGAATTTAGAGGCGTCGGTGAACAACTGATACCTGATGATATTGTCTTGGTTATTAGTCCTTCAACAATGAAAATTAGGTATCTTCTACTTAATAATAAAATATATTTATCAATTAGAGCAGGGGATTATAGGTTTATACTACATGTTTCCGCAGGCAAAGTCTTGAACAAAATATTGCCGCATCCACATCTAAGAATCTATGTTAATAGTAGATACAGTGAGTTCATAGCTTCAGGTGGAAACGTATTTTGTAAGCATGTAGTAATGGCTGATCCCAATATTAAGCCTGGTGATGAAGTATTAGTGGTTGATAGCGATTCATATGAATTATTAGGTGTTGGAAGAGCTATTAAACCCGGATGGGAAATAACATATTATAGCTGGGGCGAAGCCGTTAGATTAAGAGAAGGTGTTTCGGAGGAGTAA
- a CDS encoding DNA-directed RNA polymerase subunit M, translating to MVKFCPRCGGPMLPVKKEDGIYLKCARCGYEIKADKKTAELYRMRFQVDRGKRVLTSKATEAKKLALSPEEREILREYYEVFLETFQEEEGGGEE from the coding sequence ATGGTTAAATTCTGTCCAAGATGTGGCGGACCAATGTTACCAGTAAAAAAGGAGGATGGCATATACTTAAAATGTGCTAGGTGTGGATACGAGATTAAAGCTGATAAAAAGACAGCGGAGCTTTATAGGATGAGGTTTCAGGTTGATAGGGGGAAACGTGTATTAACATCTAAAGCTACAGAAGCTAAAAAACTTGCTTTATCTCCTGAGGAAAGAGAGATTCTCAGAGAATACTATGAGGTATTCTTGGAGACTTTTCAGGAAGAAGAGGGTGGAGGAGAAGAATAA
- the thsB gene encoding thermosome subunit beta — protein MAVEPMGIPVLILKEGTQRTAGRDALRTNIMAARAVAEMIKTTYGPKGMDKMLVDALGDVTITNDGATILDKAEIQHPAAKMLVQIAKSQDYEVGDGTKTAVIFAGELLRHAEELLDKNIHPTIIVGGYRKALEEALSFLYQIAEPIDINNDETLKKVARTALTSKAVHEARDYFAEISVKAIKQIAEKRGDKYYIDLDNVQIIKKYGGSLLDSLLVYGIVLDKEVVHPGMPRRVENAKIALIDAPLEIEKPEIDAEIRITDPSQLRAFLDQEEEILKKMVDKIADTGANVVICQKGIDEVAQHFLAKKGILAVRRVKRSDMEKLEKATGGRIISNIDDLKPEDLGEAELVEERKVGEDKMVFVEGCKNPKAVSIVIRGGLERLVDEAERSLRDALAATADAVKDGKIVAGGGAVEVELAKHLRKYAKTVGGKEQLAIEAFAKSLEGLVMALAENAGLDPIEIIMKLRAAHEKEEGKWIGINVFTGDLANMMELGVIEPVSIKANAIKSGVEAATMVLRIDDVIAASKIEKPEETGKKGGEGGEEE, from the coding sequence ATGGCAGTTGAGCCTATGGGTATACCTGTACTTATACTCAAAGAGGGAACACAGAGAACAGCTGGACGCGATGCTTTAAGAACAAATATCATGGCTGCTCGAGCAGTCGCAGAAATGATTAAAACAACCTACGGACCTAAAGGCATGGATAAAATGCTTGTTGATGCATTAGGAGATGTAACAATCACAAATGATGGAGCAACTATACTGGACAAAGCAGAAATACAGCATCCAGCAGCTAAGATGCTTGTCCAAATAGCTAAGAGCCAAGATTATGAAGTAGGAGATGGCACGAAGACCGCTGTAATATTTGCTGGAGAACTGCTAAGACATGCTGAGGAACTATTAGACAAAAATATTCACCCAACAATTATAGTTGGCGGATACAGGAAAGCATTAGAAGAAGCACTTAGCTTCCTATATCAAATCGCTGAACCCATAGACATTAATAATGATGAAACCCTCAAAAAAGTGGCTAGAACAGCATTAACAAGCAAAGCAGTACATGAAGCAAGAGACTACTTTGCAGAAATATCGGTAAAAGCAATTAAACAAATAGCCGAAAAGAGAGGAGATAAATACTATATAGACCTAGACAATGTCCAGATAATCAAGAAATATGGTGGAAGCCTACTAGACTCACTTCTAGTTTATGGTATTGTTCTTGATAAGGAAGTTGTTCATCCTGGAATGCCTAGGAGAGTTGAAAACGCCAAAATAGCATTAATAGACGCACCATTAGAAATAGAGAAACCAGAGATCGATGCAGAAATAAGAATAACAGATCCAAGCCAGCTCAGAGCATTTCTAGACCAAGAAGAAGAGATCCTGAAGAAAATGGTTGATAAGATTGCTGATACTGGTGCTAATGTTGTTATTTGTCAGAAGGGTATTGATGAAGTAGCACAACACTTCCTAGCAAAGAAAGGAATACTAGCAGTAAGAAGAGTAAAAAGATCAGACATGGAAAAACTAGAAAAAGCAACAGGAGGAAGAATCATAAGCAACATCGATGATCTAAAACCCGAGGATCTGGGAGAAGCCGAGCTCGTTGAGGAGAGAAAAGTTGGAGAAGACAAAATGGTCTTTGTGGAAGGATGCAAGAACCCCAAGGCTGTAAGCATCGTTATACGTGGAGGATTAGAGAGATTAGTAGATGAAGCTGAGAGGAGTCTAAGAGACGCATTAGCAGCAACTGCAGATGCTGTGAAAGATGGAAAAATTGTTGCAGGAGGCGGAGCAGTAGAAGTAGAACTAGCTAAACACTTGAGAAAATACGCTAAAACTGTTGGCGGCAAAGAACAATTGGCTATAGAAGCTTTCGCGAAATCACTAGAGGGACTAGTAATGGCTCTAGCTGAGAATGCAGGATTAGATCCTATCGAGATCATTATGAAGCTTAGAGCCGCACATGAGAAGGAAGAAGGTAAATGGATAGGCATTAACGTGTTTACTGGAGACCTTGCAAACATGATGGAGCTAGGAGTAATCGAGCCTGTAAGTATAAAAGCCAATGCTATAAAGTCTGGTGTTGAAGCAGCAACAATGGTACTTAGAATAGATGATGTAATAGCTGCCAGCAAGATAGAGAAGCCTGAGGAAACCGGTAAGAAGGGCGGAGAAGGCGGAGAAGAAGAGTAA
- a CDS encoding multiprotein bridging factor aMBF1, which translates to MPCYCEICGREVPDERMCKTVVVDNAVLRVCPQCYRRLMKQGKVKEVVEPIQRTVKKTSRTQWVRARIPRRLLEESYDIVEDYAERIRRARQRLGWTQAVLAQKVREKENVIKRIEAGRLKPSLELARRLEKVLKITLLEPIVEEPITSTDNEEDYYTIGDFIKIKKKK; encoded by the coding sequence TTGCCGTGTTACTGCGAAATATGTGGTAGAGAAGTGCCTGATGAGAGAATGTGTAAAACGGTTGTTGTAGACAATGCTGTGCTCCGTGTATGTCCGCAATGTTATAGAAGACTGATGAAACAAGGCAAAGTTAAAGAAGTGGTTGAACCGATACAGAGGACTGTAAAGAAAACATCTAGAACACAATGGGTAAGAGCAAGAATACCTAGAAGACTATTAGAGGAATCATATGATATCGTAGAAGATTATGCTGAAAGAATCAGGAGGGCTCGTCAAAGACTTGGATGGACACAAGCTGTTCTCGCCCAGAAGGTTAGGGAAAAAGAAAATGTTATTAAGAGAATTGAAGCTGGAAGATTAAAGCCCAGCTTAGAACTCGCTAGAAGACTTGAGAAAGTACTTAAGATAACACTTCTAGAACCAATAGTTGAAGAACCTATTACTTCAACAGATAATGAAGAAGACTACTACACTATCGGGGATTTCATAAAGATTAAGAAGAAAAAATAG